A genomic region of Phragmites australis chromosome 2, lpPhrAust1.1, whole genome shotgun sequence contains the following coding sequences:
- the LOC133910078 gene encoding 3'-5' exonuclease-like gives MATEIQGIYEDGTYVVSFDEDCIDTTLTDSGDVVDWWLGETYRTHHGGGLVGLDVEWRPYRIPGPVAVLQVCVDRRCLVFQILHADYVPEALFGFLADGRFTFVGVGVRDDAAKLRAGYGLEVASVVDLRRLAADTLGRSELRRAGLQALVWEVMGVQMEKPHHVRVSAWDARTLSDDQFKYACTDAFASFEVGRRLYDGDY, from the coding sequence ATGGCGACCGAGATCCAGGGCATCTACGAGGACGGCACCTACGTGGTGTCCTTCGACGAGGACTGCATCGACACGACGCTCACGGACTCCGGCGACGTGGTGGACTGGTGGCTGGGCGAGACCTACCGCAcccaccacggcggcggcctCGTCGGCCTCGACGTCGAGTGGCGCCCCTACCGCATACCGGGCCCCGTCGCCGTGCTCCAAGTCTGCGTCGACCGACGCTGCCTCGTCTTCCAGATCCTCCACGCCGACTACGTCCCGGAGGCGCTGTTCGGCTTCCTCGCTGACGGGCGGTTCACCTTCGTGGGCGTCGGGGTCCGCGACGACGCGGCCAAGCTGAGGGCCGGGTACGGGCTGGAGGTGGCGTCCGTGGTGGACCtgcgccgcctcgccgccgacACGCTTGGAAGGTCCGAGCTGCGCCGCGCAGGGCTGCAGGCGCTGGTGTGGGAGGTGATGGGCGTGCAGATGGAGAAGCCGCACCACGTGCGTGTGAGCGCCTGGGACGCGCGTACGCTGTCCGACGACCAGTTCAAGTACGCCTGCACCGACGCGTTCGCGTCCTTCGAGGTCGGCCGGAGGCTCTACGACGGCGACTACTAG
- the LOC133908681 gene encoding uncharacterized protein LOC133908681 isoform X2, protein MSANGVSRVFTPVIQGKNQQRSMNNMQNHNTGNNTSAPVTGTSLTGGSFLSGNSVNGPAPPQVPSTSSFGIGGNSNF, encoded by the exons ATGTCTGCCAACGGGGTGAGCAGGGTCTTCACCCCTGTGATTCAAGGCAAGAACCAGCAGCGCAGCATGAACAACATGCAG AACCATAACACGGGAAACAATACAAGTGCCCCTGTGACCGGCACCTCGCTCACCGGTGGCTCCTTCCTAAGTGGCAACTCAGTTAATGGACCAGCACCGCCGCAG GTCCCAAGCACTTCTTCCTTTGGCATCGGGGGCAATTCGAACTTCTGA
- the LOC133908681 gene encoding uncharacterized protein LOC133908681 isoform X1 has product MSANGVSRVFTPVIQGKNQQRSMNNMQNHNTGNNTSAPVTGTSLTGGSFLSGNSVNGPAPPQCCYSITDVTVLWQIHSAILPPQHYNAL; this is encoded by the exons ATGTCTGCCAACGGGGTGAGCAGGGTCTTCACCCCTGTGATTCAAGGCAAGAACCAGCAGCGCAGCATGAACAACATGCAG AACCATAACACGGGAAACAATACAAGTGCCCCTGTGACCGGCACCTCGCTCACCGGTGGCTCCTTCCTAAGTGGCAACTCAGTTAATGGACCAGCACCGCCGCAG TGCTGCTACAGTATTACGGATGTTACAGTACTCTGGCAAATTCACAGCGCCATACTCCCTCCACAACACTATAATGCACTGTAG